A segment of the Solanum lycopersicum chromosome 9, SLM_r2.1 genome:
CCCTACAAatgaatatgctaagtaatgcttaatgtgtctagaatgcctatgattagaccaggttcacacagattgatgcgcgtagaaccacaCCTCTAAACTCTTGCTACTGCCAAGCCCACTAACTTGGGAAGTCATTGGAGCtagaaaaggttgggtccaaccatgtatggCTCTCGAATACAAAAATTTACttgaatgagtctttaccgaccttaaaaaggaaaattcttaggttttggagggtctaggggtaaaatggtctttttaggatgataaaaaaaatgactcgCAAAGGATAAATTGGCTAGTTCtcaatatttaattaagaaatcTAATTGTTGGTCATTAAAGTTCcaagataagggtagtatcataattaccctaaatatataactaattattcaattaataaggtggaggggcattttggggagagaaGGCCGAAAATTGGCTCTTGAAGTGTAGTCTTGCTACACTCGGGtttgaacctaggtggaagaaatgaattagttattttcaatttaagttggtaagttaatgtaattaatttatacttattatttattagtttatttaaaataaaaggaaatcaaatttttaatactttaataaaaaccttaattgactaagtcctaaactagactatgAATCCTAAGAAAAATCTTCTCTCCcatgctcatctctctctctcacgtctctatcactctcactcacgattctctctgccaaataacttcaaaaaacagTAGGTAAATCAAAGTTCTTAACACTTTAAGAATTcagaacaaaaatataagaaaacaaacgaAATCAATCACATAGGCAAAGAGAACTTAGTCCGTCGagttggtgttgactttgagGGGATTTAGACGTGATCTTGAGTGATGTTTTTGGGCAGCAAGTCGAGGGTTTAACGACAAAAAGGTATgtgttctcttctctcttggtcgcTTTCCAAAGAGACCAAAGTTCTGACGAATCTAttccaaaaactagggtttctcCGTTGCATGTCCCaatcactagctcccattgaatcataggttggttatgtttgctggtagaaaaactagggatgaaacgtgttttcatgatgattatgtgtttatatgtatgttcggaattatgtgacttcatttgatattttttcgaAATTATGTGTACGTGTGTGTGGAATGTGAACCGTATCTATGTGCCTCGGGTTAAGGCTTTAAAAATGTGATGTTGTGgttgtatttcatgtacaaatgattatgtaattcatgatgttcatatgagttgaaatgtgcCTAATTTGAGTGATAATATCTTGGCTAAAGGAATCCTTGAAAAATGCACCTAAGAACGTATTAAATGATCTACAAATTACCCTATGAAATTACGTATAAATGTTTAAGAAAGCAGGCTGCAAATGTGATTAAAATTTCCACCATGTTAGATGGTTTAATTtttgcatacatacaagatgcataagtgtTATACCACATAACCTTAGgaaaatatgaatcacttaaacgaactacgAACGAAGCtttatgtcttgtatgtatagacacataagtctagcatacgtttaaaaataagtgaacctaggatgtatgtaatgaaatgatgtaaccctagaagggttaagtaagagtgtaaaacacactaaatggccaagtggattggcacatgatgaaatgaacaatgaaatgatgtaatgaacaatgaaatgatgaaatgatgaaaccttaGAAGGGTTAACTAAGAGTGTGagacacactaaatggccaagtgcattggcatatgatgaaatgaacattcacgtaaaaaagggtaagtaattatgaagagcaaatgtgcttatgttaatgaatgtggcaaaaacatgatatgaggctattgtaaaatatgagagcaatctcaaatgagcctaagtaaaagttaccaaaatgtactcacctatgagagtgtaaagttaataaagagactagtctctatgaacactctaatgaaactTTTGAGATTaatacacttaatactaatgatgatatgagaaatcatctattgagctatgatgcccTCATACTAAaatccagcttccatgacgtatgagttgaatgtaatggaactttatactgagtaccgatagactagctatgagcagtgatgccttctttcgggaagggcagaggttcacgtaactctcatgagatgagactgtccggcatgccgggtatgggtctccttatatctcctagtcttcgaacctatactgccaatatagggatctggcggggttcaattctcatgtatgctagcatgttttgggtcactttggctggtgactccacctcttttcggtgtgggggagacattGGATGTCATCATTCTCAAATGAtcaatgtcggttaaagttaaagtttcccATGAATGAATAAGGCCAGCATCAAATGATGCAcctaatgaaatgaatgataccaaaggtgttaggataagATAATCAAGAGGCGAGCTAagctcaagtaatgacactaggtcattcttgatcattgtatagcaaacccgatgaaactcttaaactacatcctaggtaggGATGTTCAAAATAGAATCAAAATCGATAAGTCAAACCGATAAAAAGTTATTGGTttatgttattgggttattggtttAGTGGTTTTGATgaaggttttgatttttttttgttatcgggTTATCAATTCTTAACGGACAGGTTAACCGATAACCCGAtcgtaaattaaataataatatttataccaTTTGTATATAAAGTACTCGACTTAGAGTTTaatttcctacttttatttttggttgtctCAAATACGTGATTATTATACAATGTAAAAGTGTTTGCCTATGAGCAAGATGTAACTTGTGAACTCAAGTGCATGGTTTATTTTGTTAgtcaccttgtttctaagtgatttttaatgttttatcttttgtgtcaaatcttATCGGTTAAACTGATAACCGACCGATATTGATCATAAATCGATAAACCAATAATCGATAAACTAATATCTTAATGGTTCTATAACGTTTTAGCATCTCTACAAATAGATAACCAATAAGTCAACCCGATAAACTTCAAAACCGCACCGAACCGGCTGATACAAAGCCCTAATCCTAAGTATAACTGGcgttcacactagcctatgaatgaaatgaaatgaagaacgtatgaatgaatgaagaagactctgtgtttgctaaagaaggctccctagttgaggtcccatatgttgacccctcattttgggaagtcttgatgtaaagtccatgattccaaggtctcatggcatatgaacgaatgatatgaaaaatgttatgtgctatatgcaatatgttatgtgctatgtgcaagatgttatgtgttgtgtgcaatatgataagtatgattatgcatgttactctcatggcatgactttcctaatccaaatttgaaaagctcactcactttcctaatccaaatttggaaagctcactaacttttctaatcccaatttggcaagtccactgacttgactttccataatcatgttgttaggaaagagattttcttaataatgcatgtcctttgtgtgtgcttgcatatacccatacttagtacaagtgtgtactaatcccatataATTCTACAATTTTAGCTGCAGGCaaaggtggacgctagagcctACAGTTTGACGTTgtagctatccggacgtggagctttcatccggacttggtaggacctcatgcGTTCGAGGATGTCTACCATTATTATCTAGATTATATGTAGGTTTTAGCTAGTGaatcatgttccactagtgtttctttccactttcatttcagactttaaATTGGTTTCGTTTTGGCAAGAATacttttaatgcaattatgaactatttctttcatttgattatctctattttagatgatttatttgtgaacgcctatgataagtttaaaatttttagtatGAAATACGAAAccaaaaagttcaaatcttccgctaaaattaacctagatgacgtaagaatgacgtatgtaggcttgtttacgacctctgagaggtcaacgatgccggtaTCGTATGGGGTCTACATTCCGGTCGTGAAAAAGttagtatcagagcactaggttaaattccaAGGGTAACAAGTttacatcaaccacattgagtagtttctaagttatggtagtgaagtgcaccactatcctgaattagagactgcatgatgcatagtaaaaatttcccttcttctgatcttatcgtgcctttccTAATGTTTGATTTTCTTGGTCTTATGAGAGTGTCTAACATAAACCCTTTttgttttcagagaatgaacacTAGGCGAGCAATTGCTCAGAGGAGAGGAGGAGCAGTTGTTAGGGACAATCAAGTTCCACCCCAGGCTCAAGCTGAAGGAGTAGCCATGCCGGTGCTGAGGTGAGTGCATCTCTGGACCATATGGAACAGGCCATCACTATGCATGCTAAGTCCATGACTGACCAAGTCAACCGGCAAAATGTTCAGAGGGAGAACCCACTGGTTCGTACCATGGCTGACAGGCTaagagacttcacgaggatgaatcctccaattttCATAAGGTCTAAGACTTCAGTGGACCCCCCAGGAGTTTTTGGACGAGGTGCATAAGATCTTGGTGGCTATGGGGGCCATAGATACTGAGAAAGCAGAGTTGgcttcctatcaactcaaggatgttgcacagacttggtgcgaGATGTGGCAGGATAGCCGAGCTTTGGGCGGAGTTCCAATCACTTGGTAGTTGTTTAAGAAAGCTTTCATGGAGAGATTCTTCCCCAGGGATATGAGGGAGGcgaaggttgaggagtttatcaaccttaaacaGGGATCGATGACactcagggagtattccctgaagtttgtgaaattatccaggtatgccacttctCTTGTGTCTAACAGCAGAGACGAGATGAGTAGATTCTTGATAGGGATTATTGAGGATCTCGAGGAGGAGTGTAGGGCAGCTATGCTGCATGACAGCATGGACCTTTCCAGGCTTATGGTCCATTTCCAGCAAGTGGAGGAAAGCAGAAAGAGGAAGCACACTAGGGCAGGGAATAGGTCAAGGCAAGCCAaggagaatttttcaaggaagagtagtactGAAATCAGGGGTAAGCCCAGGTTTAAGAAGGTACTTTCCCACCAAGGAGAGTCAAGTTCATCCAATGATCGCTATGATAGGAATCCCGAGTCTagagttaagagaaacaatgaagtagatacacctcagGAGAGACCACCTTGCAGGAAGTGTGGCAAACTAcatggaggagagtgtatgTTGGGCACTAACGCTTGTTACAGTTGTGGAAAACCGGGTCACGTGGTAAAGGATTGTTCGAATAGGAGAAGTCaagaaaaagggaaggagaGATTTCAACGTAATTGTCCAAGTGAATAGGCTTCAAGGAGGTAATGATTAttcgcactcaagtctaggggtgcaGGGGAAGGCACCTCTAGTGAAGTCTCGGGTGCGTAGCCTTAAATAGTCTTTCTTGTATTTGACTGTGTATGGTGATTATGCACTAAtatgaggttaatatgtttgagtcatcatgttggttgctgatttatatgacttacatgtttacttatgttgtatgctttgatgagactagtttacGAAGAGTTCCTTAGTGTGAACatactagtaggtttcaaggatgtgcaccatcatgttaatatgtgaatcaaatattcatcaatGAGGAGTATTGAATTACCTATGTAGGCATACATTATATAGATAacttacttattgttagtaaagagtaatatcattcggggatgaatgttcctaagggggagataatgtaacaaccttaataatgaatatgctaagtaatgcttaatgtgtctagaatgcctacagTTAGACCGGGTTTACACGGACTGATGCGCATAGAACCAGATCTCTGAACCTTGTTATATCAAAGCCTACTAACTTGGGTAGTTAGTGGAGCTATAAAAGGTTAGGTCCGACCATGTGgagctctcgaatacgaagatttacttgaacgagtctttatcggacttaaaaagggaaaatcttaggtttggatggtctaggggtaaaatggtttttttccaggctaagggtagtatcgtaattaccctaaatatataattaattatttaattaataaggtggaggggcattttggggagcAGGGACAAAAATTGGCTCTTTAAGTGAACTCTTGCTACACCcgagttcgaacctaggtggaagtaacgaattaaattatttttaatttaagttggtaaattaatgtaattaatttatatttattatttattatctgatttaaaataaaaggaaatcagatttttaataattaaataaaaaccctaattgactaagtcctaaactagactcctactcctaagaaaactcttctctcccacgctcatctctctcttacgtctctatcactctcactcacgATTCTCATTGccaaataactttaaaaaaacaGTAGTTAAACCAAAGtttttcacacttgaagaactcacaacgaaaatataaaacaaacgaaatcaatcacgtaggcaaagatAAGTTAGTCCGTCGAGTTGGTGTTGACTTTAAGGGGAATTGGACTTGATCTTGGGTGAAGTTTTTGGGCATAAAGTCAAGGTTTTAATTTCAAAAGgttatgggttctcttctctcttgttccctttcccaagataccCCTAAGGTTCAAACGAATCTATTTCGAAAACTATGGTTGTTCCccattgcatgtccctgtcactagctaccattgaatcataggttggttatgtgtGCTGGTAGAAAACTAAGGATGGAACGTGTTTtggtgatgattatgtgtttatatgtatgttctgaattatgtgacttatgttgatgtttttccGAAATTATGTGTACgtgtgtgtgcaatgtgaatTGTATCCATGTGCCTCTAGTTAAGGAAAGGTTTTATTTTGAGAggcaagttttatttttttttattttttttgaagaatgaacTGGGAATGGGTTTTCATGTTattaataaacttaaaataccaaaaataaccCATAATAACCATCCATAGTAATTTAggaacgtggggtgaatttcccaatttACCCCTTGCATGGCAGCGTGCGTGCTGCAAAATTGCAGGCAGCATCGATGAAAGCCAGTTGACGGGTCGTCGATTagatgacggttcgtcctgctgctCTGTTGTTTGCGAGTGCAGATGCTTCCTAGGTATTAAGCACACACAACTAAGTCTCGATCTACGTCCCCTATCGATGGGGCATCGTCTCATGCACGGGGCATCGTTCCTTGGTTCGTCTAATGATACTACAAAGGCAGTGAGGTAGCCTTtggatcctcctcaaggaccccttgggTGGTCCTTGTTGAGTCGTTCCCAGAGTTTCCCACCCAAATACACTCGTATACATTTTAGAGACCTCCCACatcaatttccaaaaaaaatgaacacgtaaagcATGTCAAGAGTCATTAAGACACACAAGGAAGTCTCAAGGCTAACTTTCAAACGACTCAGACGCTCTTaaacgtttgacctccaaatcacttcaaatcaAGTATGCATATTGTAAAACACTTATTTAACacattattaacctttttaggcacATTTGAGGATCTAGGcaccttaattcattttgagggtccttATAAGGATGCACTAAGTAAAATGACATGAAATAAAACCATGCTAAaaggacatttgtataaaacatgctaTTTTATGCTCTTTTGAGGAAAACTCCATAACATACATACAAGAACCACTTTCAACATAaacttcacatataatacatattcCAAGTAATCCACATAATAGCATTAACAACACTTCAAACCATATAAGCATATGAatctcctaccaaaggttatcctaagactaaCTTAGGTAAGACtagaagagaccgcccatacaccctcttaaagcacacctaaataatccttaagactacctaagataaaaTTGTTCCCTTTTCAACATTTAACTCACtacctaaggttactctaagatTCACTTGAGTAAAACATGAagtgaccgcccatacaccctcttcaagcctacTTAAGCAACCCTCAAATGTACCCTAGATAGGGATCATTGTATTCAATATTCATTAACTTAATTCATAATCATTCATTAAGTCAATTAAGAGATACTACATCAAataaggacttcacataatggtcctggaaaagacctagggaacctTTATCCTAGCACCTTGAAAGCCTACTCATGCCATTTCAATAAAGTGTCCCGTTCCACTACCTAAATGTTGTAGAACTTATTGGATACTAGAATGTATACCACATAATGAGAATAGaaattaaccgacatagaccatactagctaggcatggaattcGGAGTCGATCCTACTctaatggaaggtgttctacttgccaaaggtagaactaggacacatcccatgtaggcacatggttaaggattatgaagggtttctttgcactctagtctcatcctCAAGTAGAGCTAGTACCATAAGCATATTCTCTTGGTGTTTAGCCTTAGTTCTCATAGAGAAAGTTCAATCACATAAGGGCATATGAAAAGGTACCATCTCTTAGTCATTACCGAACTATAATGTACCTTACAAAGATGGGTATGGTCAATAAGtatagctcaatgactttcttAGAGATGGTTTATTCCATTCCGGACAACCTATACCTAAGTCCAttattcacacaagaaggataccattatgattttcaacttcaaggatatctcAACCTCTTTTCCATATTGAAGGTTCGACATACTAAACCTTCTTTGCTTGTTCAAGGTCCTATATTAGTCATACATAGAAGGGCTCCATCTTAGGTCTACCAATCCTAAACATTCATTCAACATTCATCTAGACACATATAAGACAAAGGTGCTtaagcctactaagtcaagatgTCCATATTCACATACTAAGCATGTATCAAGTAGAGGGGCCTAGTCTAACAAACACGACACACACAGGATCATCATGTCAACTATACAACAATATTTAAGTATCATGTAGGAAAAATCAAGTCCACCTTGCAAGATACACTAGCAATACAACTAGAGATAGTacaacaatatttatatatcatgTAGGAACAATCAAGTCTACCTAGCAAGATACACTAGCAATACAACTAGAGACATCACCCTAGTCTATCATGATCACCTATAATCAATTAGGAGAAAACATGATTTCACTTCATAAGCCTTCACATTGATCACCTATACAAGCTATAACATAACAATATCACAACTCATATAGTAATGTCGATCGACAAGGCCATGTTCTTCACAATTACAACACATAAGCACTGCcacaataagtggaccataccaatcaactCAATTCAATACCTACACTACATAATATAGAGAGAATTAAATCAACATAGAACTATTCCATCATCAACACCTCCAATCCTTAGCCATTCCAATCAATTCAATTCACAATGGCTCTAATCAATAGTCATACACACCATTCCAAACCAATAATCAAACCATCCAATGATCCAACAAGATAcaatatgaaaatcatcaaactaAGGCAGCCTATACACAATTCTAACAAgatatttacataattcaataatccAATACAATATACACAAGAAATCAATACTATTAAAtcatgatcaaatcacccatatTAGAGCCAAAACTAGGATTTTATGATTTGCATAGGTTCATAGAgttttttaatctaaaatcattcaattaacatcaattgcATCCTAAATCATTGATTCAActcattttatgcaagaacccatggctagaattAAATTTAGAAGATTTCATGTTTTGAGAAGTCTTAGAAAAGTCTTTGAAGTTTGCATCCTTGAAGAAAGAAGATTAAAGGATAAAACAGCAGACCTTGATTGACAATTATCCACGAAAATGATGAAGATACAATGGAGAAATCAAGCTCCTAGCTTCAATGGATTTCTAGAGGATTCTATTTGGGGTcttggattttgattttgaataatgaactCAACTTTAGGTTCTATACctataaaatcacataaaaatacccaaaataccttAAGTAACCAcccaatatatttttagaatgcTAGTTGAATTTACCAAGGTGTCCCTCACTTGGCCGAGACACCTGCAAATAATTAGTAGGTCTCAATCGACGACCTAACGACGACCCTTAGACAAAATGACGGGCCGTAATGGCACTCCATCATTTTGATCGTAGAAGGTTATCTTGGGGGATTAATCTCCCACACCTAAGTGTGGATCAATGGCTCACATTGACGGGTTGTAGACAAGTCAGAAGAGTGTCAATTGCCTTCGTGGTTTGGGACTGTGTTGGCAGTTTCAAGCCACAAgttaggtcctcctcaaggacccctatgGTAGTCCTTGGCAAGTATTGCACAGACGTTTCTACCCTAAACAAGCGCGTATAGGTGTTAGAAACCTCTCCCATCAATTTGAACttaaacgaacacgtaaaacatgaCAAGGTACACTCGAATGCGCAAGCACGTCTCAAGGCTATCTTTGAACGTCTTGGACattcatggacgtttgacctccaaactcttcCAACTCAACACACTGCCTCTCCACGTTATAATAAACCATTTTATGACGTTATAACCTTATGAAACACATGTTAGTTTCTAGTTTCACCTAGTTCATCTTATGAACATTACAAACAATCTTGTTCCATACTATGTGCCCCCGTAAGTCTTATCTTAGTGGATCTACTAGATACCTTTATGTATGAAGGTCCTTCCTTGGCAAGTAGTACCTCTTCATTTCAGTGTGGGGAATAGAACACCAAATTTCacgtagctcacatggtctatgtcgattatggCTATGTCTCCCAAAAGTTaagaaatgaactaagataAGAATATGAACTCTAGTCATGAGTTCTTCAAGATTTACTTAGTTTCGGTAGGACTATGGACCCtacttatgcattgcacaagtggaccttAAGGGAGGTTATGATTAACTTCTTCTATGAAATAAGGACTATGGTTTATGTATGTTCAAATGAATGCATGTTAAAGTGTCTTTGCTTATGTAAAGACATGAAATATGATTATGCATCTGAATTGaatttatgacttattaatGGGTTTTCTAAGTATATGTGGGGGAATGGTACTTCATGTTTACATTGCACAAATGAACTTGTGAAAGGATTGTAAGGGTGgtttacctatgatatgaactaaatgGGTTATAActaaagatgaaataaatggATGAGTTCTTATATGATGATTACGAAGTATGTTGGTCTCATTTCTAATGTTAAATAAAGATGTTATGACTTGATGAATATGATGTTCCTAGTCTAGGATGGAATCTTAAGAACACATCGTGTGAGTAATATTATGGGATGTTATttgcacattgcactagtgtgacttgggggttgtcttaggtgatggttcCTGTGTGAAGATTATGTCTTATGATGTGTTTACGACTTTATGACTATATGTGGTTGGATTGATAAAGGTTATATGGAAGTTCACCTTTGGTAACCTTAAGGTGATAAATGGCTTTATGTGTTATTACAAATGGCTTCTGGGTGCTTGATGATGTATGTGGTCTATGTTGTGACTATTATAtcaatgttcatgaagtttttcCCAAAAGGCATGATACATGGTTTCCAACCAAATGTCCATTtttaaagcatgtttttgcatagttATCGTACtcagtgcattcttgtactaacaccattcttcttcatctttttatacaaagtgtaggtggtggtGGCTTATAGACTTTCCTAGAATGAAGAGTTTGTATTACTATTCCCAAGTTCAGGTGTGTCCTTAAAGATTCAAGGACCCTATGGTAAGAGTTTCTTTAAGTTCATGTACTAGATAGTAGTTACTTTTGTGTTGTAAGGGGTGTGTTCCTATTGTGTTGCAGTCATGTGTTAAGAATGACTACATTGAGACTTTGTACTTTCATTGTGTTCTAAAAAGGCTTTAAATGAGATGACTTTTAGTCTAGTGTTATAGTAtggaaaaattctaaatttctgcactattttatgtttatgcgatgaaagTATgataagggcttgtataagacttcTTCGAGGTCGAATACGTCATGTTATGACTGGGGGTGCTctcaggtcgttacaatttatTAGGTTTGTTACCACTTTTTATAATTTGCTAATATGTATGCATACCATATAGCAAACAAACgacataaattatacaaaataggAAATCAAACCATCCCCAAACCTTAATTCACGAGATAAGGTTCTCTTACGACTGATATAACCCCTAAGAATACATGTACAATCATTTTTTCGGTGCATGAAGCTTACACATGAATTTTACCGTCAATACCACTATACCACGCAGTGAATTACGAATTTACACCTAGTTATATAAATAAACCTAACCTAACTGGGTGTCAAGCAGTTGTAGAGAGATTATAGCTCTAATTAAGGTTTCCAAAAGATGGGACAGTGAATTTTGACAGAAAACCCACAAG
Coding sequences within it:
- the LOC138338450 gene encoding uncharacterized protein, with protein sequence MRSILTQMEQSMTTQAQAVTVQAQAMTAQANRDVAPRVHEKTIASRLRDFTLANLFILYGSKVDEDPQEFIDEVYNIICVMGLSSNENAELTSYQLKDVDQTWHVQWRGNRTLQGGMVTWEIFKRDFLDRFFPRDMRESKRMNTRRAIAQRRGGAVVRDNQVPPQAQAEGVAMPVLRDMREAKVEEFINLKQGSMTLREYSLKFVKLSRYATSLVSNSRDEMSRFLIGIIEDLEEECRAAMLHDSMDLSRLMVHFQQVEESRKRKHTRAGNRSRQAKENFSRKSSTEIRGKPRFKKVLSHQGESSSSNDRYDRNPESRVKRNNEVDTPQERPPCRKCGKLHGGECMLGTNACYSCGKPGHVVKDCSNRRSQEKGKERFQRNCPSE